From a single Gadus morhua chromosome 3, gadMor3.0, whole genome shotgun sequence genomic region:
- the LOC115540075 gene encoding CSC1-like protein 2 isoform X5 → MLRVLIVTMVMFGAGQACKAGQENCSVNNDAKDYCYSARIRSTVLQGLPFGGVPTVLALDFMCFLVLLFVFSILRKVAWDYGRLALVTDADSVASAMHSETPDRYERLTSVSSSVDFDQRDNGFCSWLTAIFRIKDEEIREKCGEDAVHYLSFQRHIIGLLVVVGVLSVGIVLPVNFSGDLLENNAYSFGRTTIANLKSGTNLLWLHTSFAFMYLLLTVYSMRRHTSKMHYKEDDLVKRTLFINGISKYAEESQIKQHFEQAYENCTVLEARICYNVAKLMSLNAERKKTERSKKFFTDLMAKEHMPTMINPKPCGHLCCCAITGCEEEEAVSYYTKRESKLKEEYRKEKEKVNTKPLGMAFVTFQNEAMTAIILKDFNACQVQGCHCRQEPRSSTSSESLHVYNWSVSYAPDPQNVRWEHLSLGGISWWIRCFIINCILFLLLFFLTTPAIIISTMDKFNVTKPVEYLNNPIVTQFFPTLLLWAFSALLPTIVYYSAFFEAHWTRSGENRTTMHKCYTFLIFMVLLLPSLGLSSLDVFFRWLFDRKFLADATVRFECVFLPDNGAFFVNYVIASAFIGNAMDLLRIPGLLMYMIRLLMARSAADRRNVKRHQAYEFQFGAAYAWMMNVFTVVMAYSITCPIIVPFGLMYMLLKHLVDRYNMYYAYLPSKLDKKIHSSAVTQVVAAPILCLFWLLFFSTVRTGFVTPTSMFTLVVLIVTIVVCLSHVCFGHFKYLSAHNYKIDTKESEVDVVENGRPARPTSSPSSKAQQQMYIAHVLQEEGGVGVAEEDRSSSQDEELMNGGNINEADFLSGEDSLIANEATTDV, encoded by the exons ATGCTCAGAGTGCTGATCGTAACCATGGTGATGTTTGGGGCGGGGCAGGCGTGCAAGGCGGGCCAGGAGAACTGTTCTGTGAACAACGATGCCAAGGACTACTGCTACTCGGCCCGTATTCGCAGCACGGTCCTGCAGGGCCTGCCCTTCGGGGGCGTGCCCACCGTCCTGGCGCTGGACTTCATGTGCTTCCTG gTTCTCCTATTTGTCTTCTCCATCCTGCGGAAGGTTGCCTGGGACTATGGACGGCTGGCCCTGGTCACTGACGCAGACAG TGTTGCCTCGGCGATGCACTCGGAGACACCGGACCGCTACGAACGGCTCACCTCCGTCTCCAGCTCAGTAGACTTCGACCAGCGAGACaat GGCTTCTGCTCCTGGCTGACGGCCATCTTCAGAATAAA GGACGAGGAGATCCGGGAGAAGTGTGGGGAGGACGCGGTGCACTACCTGTCCTTCCAGCGCCACATCATcgggctgctggtggtggtgggcgtgCTGTCGGTGGGAATCGTACTACCGGTCAACTTCTCTGGAGACCTGCTGG AAAACAACGCCTACAGCTTTGGAAGGACCACGATCGCCAACCTGAAGTCTGG GACCAACCTGCTGTGGCTCCACACGTCGTTCGCCTTCATGTATCTGCTGCTGACCGTCTACAGCATGAGGAGACACACGTCCAAGATGCACTACAAAGAGGATGACCTG GTGAAACGCACTTTATTTATCAACGGGATATCCAAGTACGCAGAAGAGAGCCAGATCAAGCAGCACTTTGA ACAAGCGTATGAGAACTGCACGGTTCTGGAGGCCCGGATCTGCTACAACGTGGCCAAACTCATGTCTCTCAATGCTGAACG gaAGAAGACGGAGAGAAGTAAGAAGTTCTTCACAGACCTGATGGCCAAGGAGCACATGCCCACCATGATCAACCCCAAGCCCTGTGGACACCTGTGCTGCTGCGCCATCACGGGCTGTGAggag GAGGAGGCGGTGAGCTACTACACCAAGAGGGAGTCCAAGCTGAAGGAGGAGtacaggaaggagaaggagaaggtcaACACCAAGCCTCTGGGCATGGCCTTCGTCACGTTCCAGAACGAAGCCATGACCGCCAT CATCCTGAAGGACTTCAACGCGTGTCAGGTCCAGGGCTGCCACTGCCGCCAGGAGCcgcgctcctccacctccagcgaGAGCCTCCACGTGTACAACTGGAGCGTCAGCTACGCCCCGGACCCCCAGAACGTCCGCTG GGAACATCTTTCTCTAGGGGGGATCTCTTGGTGGATCCGCTGCTTCATCATAAACtgcatcctcttcctcctcctcttcttcctcaccaCCCCCGCAATAATTATCTCCACCATGGACAAGTTCAACGTCACGAAACCAGTCGAGTACCTCAAC AACCCCATCGTGACCCAGTTCTTCCCCACCCTGCTCCTCTGGGCGTTCTCCGCCCTGCTCCCCACCATCGTCTACTACTCCGCCTTCTTCGAAGCCCATTGGACCAG GTCGGGGGAGAACAGAACCACCATGCACAAGTGTTACACCTTCCTCATCTTCATGGTCCTTCTGCTGCCCTCCCTAGGGCTCAGCAG CCTGGATGTGTTTTTCCGCTGGCTGTTTGATAGGAAGTTCCTGGCCGATGCCACCGTCAGGTTTGA gtgtgtgttccTGCCTGACAACGGGGCGTTCTTCGTGAACTACGTGATTGCGTCAGCGTTCATTGGTAACGCCATGGACCTGCTGCGCATACCGGGCCTCCTGATGTACATGATCCGCCTTCTGATGGCCCGCTCGGCCGCCGACCGCCGCAACGTCAAGAGA CACCAGGCCTATGAGTTTCAGTTTGGGGCAGCGTACGCCTGGATGATGAACGTCTTCACCGTGGTGATGGCCTACAGCATCACCTGCCCCATCATAGTCCCCTTCG GTCTCATGTACATGCTGCTGAAGCATCTGGTGGACCGCTACAACATGTACTACGCCTACCTGCCCTCCAAGCTGGACAAGAAGATCCACTCCAGCGCCGTCACCCAGGTGGTGGCCGCGCCCATCCTCTGCCTCTTCTGGCTGCTCTTCTTCTCCACCGTCCGCACAG GTTTCGTGACGCCCACCTCCATGTTCACCCTGGTGGTCCTGATCGTCACCATCGTGGTCTGTCTGTCCCACGTTTGCTTCGGGCACTTCAAGTACCTCAGTGCCCACAACTACAAG aTCGACACGAAGGAGAGTGAAGTGGACGTGGTGGAGAACGGCCGTCCAGCGAGACCCACCTCGTCTCCATCCAGTAAAGCTCAG cagCAGATGTACATCGCCCACGtgctgcaggaggagggaggcgtggGAGTTGCCGAGGAGGACCGCAGCTCCTCCCAGGATGAGGAGCTGATGAACGGGGGGAACATCAACGAGGCCGACTTCCTGTCCGGGGAGGACAGCCTCATCGCCAACGAG